CGACCGGCGAGATTATCGGAGGCTAAGGGGGCGATATGAGCGACAAACACGCACACGCTCTGCCGCGTCTGCAGGAACGTTACCAGCAGGAGATCCGTGAGCAGCTTCGTCAGCAGTTTGGCTATAAAAACATCCTGCAAGTGCCGAAGCTTGAGAAGATCGTCCTTAATATGGGCGTCGGTGAAGCGGCAGGCGATCAGAAAAAACTGGATGCCGCCGTTGCGGAGATGGCGCTGATCGCAGGTCAGAAGCCCGTCAAGACGCTGGCACGCAAGGCGATTGCCGGTTTCAAGATCCGTGAAGGCCTGCCGATCGGCTGTAAAGTCACGCTGCGTCGCGCACGTATGTATGAGTTTCTCGATCGTCTTGTGACAATCGCGATGCCGCGCATTCGTGACTTCCGTGGGCTTCCGGCGAATAAGGGCTTTGATGGTCGCGGCAACTTTGCGATGGGCATCAAGGAGCAGATTGTGTTCCCTGAAATCCAGTACGACAAGGTTGATTCAGTGCGCGGCATGGACATCATTTTCGTGACAAATGCACGGAGCGATGATGAAGCCAAAGCATTGCTGAAAGCCTTTGACCTACCGTTCGCGGCCTGAAAGTTTCGTGGTGCCCTTTGTTTTTTGATTGCAAAGAGGCGAAGGGTGCCTTTATAGACACGCTGTTTGGAAAACCGTCGGGATTGGCCCGACAGGTTCCGGGAGAAAGTTTAGCATGGCAAAAGTCTCCGCCGTGAATCGCAACGCGAAGCGCGCGCAAATGGCGCAGCGCGATCGTGCGAAGCGGACCGCGCTTAAGGAAATCATCAAGGATCGTTCTCTTCCTGTGGAAGAGCGGTTCGACGCGTCGCTGAAACTCGCTGAGATGCCGCGCAATGGCTCACGCACGCGTGTGCGCCTGCTGTGCAAGGTCTCTGGCCGTCCGCGCGCCAATTATCGGAAATTCCAGCTCAGCCGTATCGCGCTCCGCGATCTGGCATCAACGGGCCAGATTCCCGGTATGGTTAAATCGAGCTGGTAAGGGTTTAAGACGACAATGTCCCTCTCCGATCCTTTGGGTGATATGATCACCCGTATACGTAACGCGCAGCGTGCACGTCACGCATCCTGCGTTGCGCCGGCGTCCAAACTGCGTGCCAATGTGCTTGAGGCCCTGCGCCGCGAAGGTTACATTCGTGGTTACACGACTGAGGAACTCCGCAAGGGTGTCTCCCAGTTGCGGGTCGAGCTGAAATACGCTGATGGCCAGCCGGTTATCAAAGAGATTCACCGCGTTTCCAAGCCGGGGCGTCGCGTCTATTCCAAAATCAAGGAATTGCAGCGCGTCTATGCTGGTCTCGGCGTTTCCATCCTGTCCACACCCCGCGGCGTCCTTTCGGACGTTGAGGCCCGCGCTGCCAATGTTGGCGGCGAGGTCCTCTTCCGCGTGTTCTAAGGGAGGGACGCAATGTCACGTATTGGCAAATATCCGATTCCGATCCCTTCAGGCGTGGATGTCACCATTGCCAGGGGTATCCTTACCGCAAAGGGTAAACGCGGCCAGCTCAGCATGCCTCTGTCCCGCTTTGTTGAGGCGAAGGTCGAGGATGGCAAGATCGCCATTCAGCCTGTCGGCAACCGCTCGCGCGAGACATGGACGATGTGGGGCACAACCCGCGCCATCGCCGCGAATATCGTCAAGGGTGTCTCTGAGGGTTTCTCCAAAACGCTCGAAATCACCGGGACGGGTTTTCGCGCCAGTGTCCAGGGCTCGAAACTGGTCATGAATCTCGGTTTCTCGCATGATGTGGTCTATCCCATCCCGGCCGACGTCAAAATCACGACGCCGCGCCCGACGGCGATTACCGTCGAGGGGAATGACAAGCAGCGTGTCGGACAGGTCGCGCTGGATATTCGTAGTTTCCGCAAGCCGGAGCCTTATAAGGGCAAGGGTGTGCGTTATGAAACTGAAGTTCTTCGTCGCAAGGAAGGCAAGAAGAAATAATGGCTACGCAGCATGGTATGCAGGAGCGCCGTCGCAAGCGGTTGCGTTTCCAGCTTCGCCGCAAGAGCGGTGGCCGGCCGCGTCTGTCGGTTTTCCGCTCTGGCAAAAATATTTACGCGCAGATCATCGATGACGCCGCAGGTCGGACGCTCGCCAGTGCGAGCACGCTTGAGAAAGCCGTCCGCGATGCTGGCAAAAGCGGTGCGAATGTCGAGGCCGCCGGTGTGATCGGTAAGCTCATCGCGGAGCGTGGCGTCGCCGCCGGTGTTTCCACGGTTGTTTTCGATCGCGGCGCTTATCTCTATCACGGCCGTGTCAGGGCCCTTGCTGAGGCTGCCCGTGAGGGCGGACTCTCGTTCTAGGAAAGGATCACACATGGCACGAGAGCCAAGAGAAGGCGGCCGCGGTGGTCGCGAGCGGGAGCGTGAGGGCGACGATCTTGTTGACAAGCTCGTAATGATCAACCGTGTCGCCAAGGTTGTCAAAGGTGGACGTCGCTTTGCATTTGCCGCCCTCGTGGTCGTTGGTGACCAGAAGGGGCGCGTCGGTTACGGCGCCGGTAAAGCACGTGAAGTCCCTGAGGCGATCCGTAAAGCGACGGAACGTGCGAAGCGCGGCATGATCCGCGTCCCGATGAAGGAAGGTCGCACGCTGCATCATGACAGTTACGGGCATTTCGGTGCGGGTAAAGTCGTGGTGCGCGCAGCTGAAGCGGGAACGGGCATCATCGCCGGTGGCCCGATGCGCGCTGTCTTTGAATCGCTGGGCGTTAATGACGTTGTTGCCAAGTCCCTTGGCACCCGCAACCCGCATAACATGGTCAAGGCGACATTTGCCGCGCTTGAGCGTTGCAGCAGCCCACGTGCTGTCGCTGCGCGCCGTGGCAAAAAAGCCTCGGATCTCTTCCCTAAGCGGGGCCAGGCCGCTGAGGGTACGGCGGAGGCTGCAAATGGCTAAAAAAAATGCGACAGTCCGCATCCGGCAGATTGCCTCTGCAATTGGCCGCAAGCCAGGCCAGAAAGAGACCCTCGTCGGTCTCGGTCTGCGCGGCATTGGCAGCCAGCGTGAGCTTGAGGATACGCCGGCCGTTCGCGGTATGATCCGTAAAGTTGCCCACCTTCTGCAGGTGGAGGGATAAAATGAAACTCAACGAACTTCGTGACAATGAGGGCTCGCGTTATCGCAAGAAGCGCCTTGGTCGCGGCATCGGCTCCGGTAAGGGTAAAACCTCCGGGCGCGGCGTTAAAGGCCAGAAGGCGCGCGAGGGCGTATCACTGAATGGTTTTGAGGGTGGTCAGCTCCCTCTCTATCGTCGTATGCCCAAACGTGGGTTCACCAATATTTTCCGCAAGGAATATGTTGCGGTCAATCTTGGCCGGATCCAGAAGGCGATTGATGCGGGCAAACTGGACGCAGCAAACCTCATCACTGAGGAGTTGCTTCGGGGTGCCGGGCTCGTCAATGGTGGGAAGATTGCAGGCGTGCGCATACTTGCGGGTGGGGAAGTCACAAAACCCATCAAGCTTGAAGTCGCTGGTGCCTCTGCGGCGGCTGTTCAGGCTGTCGAGAAGGCAGGCGGTTCTCTCGCCGTTATGCAAAAGGCGGAAGTTACGGCCGAGGCGTGATCCCGGCTCAGCCATAGCATTGCAATGCATGCTGTCTTCATGGATAAACAGAACAGCGTCCCGCTGTGGCGGCGGCGCTGTTTTCGTTGAAAGGTTAGCACAATGGCTTCTGCAGCAGATCAGCTCGCAGCCAATCTGAACCTCAGCTCCTTTTCCAAAGCGACGGAGCTTAAAAAGCGAATCTGGTTTACGCTTGGTGCGCTTATTATTTACCGCCTTGGAAGTTACATCCCGGTCCCGGGTGTTGATGCAACGATTCTCGGCCAGATACTTGCCGGACATAGTCGTGGCATTCTCGGCATGTTTGACATGTTCTCGGGAGGTGCACTAGGCCGTATGACGGTCTTTGCCCTCAATATTATGCCCTATATCAGCGCGTCCATTATCGTGCAGCTTCTTTCAACGGCGCTCCCATCTCTGGAGGCTCTGAAAAAGGAAGGGGATCAGGGGCGGAAAAAACTTAACCAATATACGCGTTACCTCACTGTGCTGATTGCGCTTTTCCAGGCCTACGGCATTGCGATGACGTTGCAGCATATGACAGGAAATGGCGGTGTCAGCGCCGTCGTCAATCCGGGTTACCCGTTTATTTTCACCGCCGTTCTCACTCTCGTTGGCGGGACGATGTTTTTGATGTGGCTTGGTGAGCAGATCACGGCGCGTGGTGTCGGTAATGGCATCTCCCTGATCATTTTCGCCGGTATTGTGGCGAACCTGCCCCATGCTTTGGCAAGCCTCTTCCAGCTGGGTTACACGGGCGCGCTCTCGCCGTTTTTCGTGCTTCTATTCCTCGTCCTTGCGGCGGTGACGATTGCCTTCATTGTTTTCATGGAGCAGGCGCAACGCCGCGTCGTCATTCAATATCCTAAACGTCAGGTCGGCAGCCGGATGTATGGGGGTGATTCCACCCATATGCCGCTCAAGGTCAATACGGCGGGCGTGATCCCACCGATCTTCGCTTCCTCCGTTCTGCTGATTCCCGTGACACTTGTCGGCTTCTCAGGCGGCAAGTCGGAGGGGTGGCTGGCTTCCATCGGGCAGGCGCTCAGTCAGGGGCAGCCGCTTTACATGGTGACTTACGCCGCCATGATCCTCTTCTTTTCCTATTTCTACGCCGCGGTCAGTTTCAACCCGGAGGAAACGGCGGAGAATCTGCGGAAGCAGGGCGGGTTCGTGCCGGGCATCCGGCCGGGAAGCAACACCACGCGGTATTTTGACCGTATCCTGACGCGTCTGACGACGATCGGCGGCATTTATCTTGTCGCTGTGTGCTTACTGCCACAGGTGCTCATCAGTCGTTATAGTGTGCCCTTCTATTTTGGTGGGACGAGCCTCATCATCATCGTGTCCGTTACCATCGATACGATGACGCAGGTGCAGTCGCATCTCGTGGCCCATCGCTATCAGGGGCTGATACGCAAGCAGCGTGGTCGATCCGCCAATCGGGTTGGGGTGCGGCGTTGATGAATATCATTCTTCTCGGCCCGCCCGGCGCGGGGAAGGGCACGCAGGCGCAGCGTCTGGAGCGTGATTTCGGCCTCAAGCAGATTTCGACAGGCGACATGTTGCGTGCCGAGGTGAAGGCCGCAACACCGCTTGGTATCCAGGCCCAATCGCTTATGGAAAGGGGTCTCTACATCCCTGATCCGATCATGATTGAGATGATCCAGGGGTGTATCGTGCGGCCTGATTGCAAGTCAGGCTTCATCCTTGACGGCTTCCCCCGGACGGAAAGCCAGGCTGTCGCCCTGGATGAGATGTTGCACGCGTGTGAAGCACGGATTGACGCGGTGGTCCTTCTTGAAGTTGTGCCGGATGTTATTGTGGATCGCCTGGCCCAGCGCACCAACGCGGATGGCACCAAGCGCGCGGATGATGCGCCGGAAACGGTGCGCAAGCGTCTTGAGGTTTATGCTCAGCAGACAGCCGTGATTCTACCTTATTATGAGCATGCGAAATGCCTGAAACGCGTTGATGGGATGCAGGATGTCGATGCTGTTTATCGCGCCATTTTGCGGGCGCTTGGCCTGACCGCGCCGCGCGAAATGGACGGTATCACGCAAAAGTGATAATATTCATTTGACTCAGCGGGGCCGGTCGTTATATTCGGCCCCCTTATCACACGAGCTGCCAGGATTGTCGTTTTCCTCGTTCAGGGACCTGCGATTCCTCGTTTGGTGAAGCGCGGTAGAAATCAAGCAAGCCCGATGAGGGCTGAGGCATAAAAACAGAGTGCGGCTTCCGGGCCGACAGGGAGAGTGAAGCGTGGCACGTATTGCCGGCGTAAATATTCCGACGACAAGACGCGTCGTCATCGGTCTCAGCTATGTCTATGGCATCGGGCCGTCGACAGCGCGGAAGATCTGCTCCAGGCTCGGCATTGCTGACGCAAAGCGCGTCAATGAGCTGAGTGATGATAAAATCCTCAAGGTCCGTGAGTTGATTGATTCCGAGTATCGTGTTGAGGGTGACCTTCGTCGTGAGACAGCGATGAATATCAAACGCCTGATGGATCTCGGCTGTTATCGTGGCCTGCGTCACCGTCGCGGACTTCCTGTTCGGGGCCAGCGCACCCACACCAACGCACGTACCCGCAAGGGTAAGGCGGTGGCGATTGCCGGTAAAAAGAAAGTCACGCGTTAATCGCGTTCATTTAATGGTGAAGCGGGTGGTGGGTGTCGTATTCACTGCCCGATTTGCGTAAAAACTGATTTTGGGACAGGGCCAATATGGCGAAGGCGGCGGCTCCGCGTATCCGCAAGAAGGAACGCAAAAATATTATCTCGGGTGTTGCACACGTGCTTTCCACGTTCAACAACACACTGATCACGATTTCGGACGCCCAGGGCAATGCGATTGCCTGGTCATCTTCTGGCGCGCAGGGCTTTAAGGGTTCTCGCAAATCGACGCCATATGCGGCTCAGGTCGCTGCTGAGGATGCAGGGCGCAAAGCGCGTGAGCATGGCATGGAAACGCTTGAGATTGAGGTCTCCGGCCCGGGTTCGGGTCGTGAGAGTGCTCTGCGTGCGTTGCAGAGTGTCGGTTTTTCCATCACCTCAATTCGTGATATGACTCCGGTGCCACATAATGGTTGCCGTCCTCGGAAGCGTCGCCGCGTCTGATGGTTGCGCGCCGCACCCGTCAAAAAGTGCGGTTTCGCCAAGTTTGCGCGGCCCTTATTATGTGTCGCGTTGTCCTGACCCCGCATTGCGAGGTTGATACTTCGCTGAGTTGCAGCGAAAAAGTTTTTTGAAAGGCCACGACCTTGGTCCTCCAAAAGAACTGGCAGTCTCTTATTAAGCCGGAGAAACTTGAAGTTTCCCCCGGCGTGATGCCGTCTCATAAGGCGACCGTGGTTGCCGAGCCGCTTGAGCGGGGCTTCGGCATGACGCTGGGCAACGCCATTCGGCGCGTCCTGCTTTCCTCCCTGCAGGGAGCTGCGGTGACGGCCATTCAGATTGACGGAGTTCTCCATGAATTTTCCTCCGTGCCGGGTGTGCGAGAGGATGTGACCGATATCGTCCTCAATGTGAAGCAGCTTGCGCTGCGTATGCATGGGGATGGCCCCAAACGCATGATTCTGTCCGCCACAGGCCCGGGTGAAGTGACAGCGGGCCAGATCCAGGCCGGTCACGACATTGAAATCATGAATCCCGACCTTGTGATCTGCACGCTTGATCATGGTGTGAAGCTGGGTATCGAATTCACGGTAAATTCCGGTAAGGGTTACGTCCCCGCCGCCGCCAACCGGCCGGAAGATGCGCCGATCGGCCTAATCCCTGTCGATGCGATCTATTCGCCGATCCGCCAGGTTTCCTACAAGGTTGAGCAGACCCGCGTCGGACAGGTGACGGATTATGACAAGCTGCTTCTGACGGTGGAAACGGATGGTTCGTTGACGCCTGAGGATAGCCTCGCATTGGCGGCGCGTATCCTTCAGGACCAGTTTCGGCTCTTCATCAATTTTGAGGAGCCGCGCCCCGTCCGTCAGGAAGAGCCACGTGATGAGCTGCCGTTCAACCGCAATCTCCTCCGTAAGGTGGATGAGCTTGAGCTTTCTGTCCGCAGTGCGAACTGCCTGAAAAACGATAACATCGTCTATATCGGTGACCTCGTTCAGAAATCCGAGCAGGAGATGCTGCGCACCCCGAATTTCGGCCGTAAGTCGCTCAATGAGATCAAGGAAGTCTTGACCTCAATGGGGCTGTCTCTCGGTATGAATGTTCCCGCCTGGCCGCCGGAAAACATTGAGGATCTCGCCAAACGTCTCGACGAGGTCTTCTGAGACAATCCTGGCATCTTTTAATAGAGTAAGGAATTCATATCATGCGTCATGGTGTTGCCGGGCGTAAACTCAACGTCACCTCATCCCACCGTGCGGCGATGTTCCGTAACATGGCCGTGTCTCTCATCAAGCATGAGCAAATCACCACCACGCTCCCCAAGGCGAAGGAAATCCGCCCTGTTGTGGAGAAGCTGATCACACTCGGCAAGCAGGGCACGTTGCATGCACGTCGTCAGGCTTTTGCCCGTCTGCGTGATGAAGCTATTGTCGCGAAGCTTTTCTCAACTGTTGCGGAGCGTTACAAGGCGCGCGCAGGCGGCTATACCCGCGTGCTTAAGGCAGGCGTCCGTTATGGCGACAATGCGGATATAGCCGTGGTTGAGCTGGTTGAGCGCGATATTGAGGCGAAGGGCAAAGATAGCGGTCCCGTTCAGTCCGCGCCCGAGCTTGAGGCTGAATAAAAAGCCTCCACGGATAAGCGTCGATCAAACTCGTCTGGTCAAACCAGGCGGGTTTTTTATGCGATCGCGGGCAATCACCGTCACGCCACACATAGCCTGCAGAGGCAGGGAAACAACCTAAAAGGAGGGGCCTTAATCAGCATTCACCCTCTTCAACTGCCGGCTCCGTGCTTGCGTTTCATCGCTCGACTAAAGATAATACCAGTGATATTTGTCGCGCCGCCGCAAAAATAAGTATAAATATTTATCGCCAAAAAGTCTATTGCTGAAATACCGATATTTTTTGAGTATATAATGAGTACGCTGTTGTGGAATAAAATCAGAGCTCCCGCGTTGATGAGGGCGTGACCTCCAGGAGATTTCCATGCTTAAGCTCGCCTTGTCGTTTCTCGTCATTTCCCTGATTGCGGGACTATTCGGGTTTACCGGTATTTCGGCCGCATCAGCGGGGATCGCCAAAAATCCTCTTCACCATCTTCGTGGTGCTTTTCCTTATTTTTCTCGCGATGGCGGTCTTCGCCGGTAAAAGCATCACCTGACGCCCCAATAAAAGCGGCATTTCGGGAAAAGCCGGTCACGCGCCGGCTTATTCCTTCGCTTTGCGGAAATACCCGTCAATAAACGGATTATTTGACGTCAGTGATTTTCGTGCGGGAAGTGACACGGCATCCCACCCGCCCCCAAGCGCGGTTATCAGCGCAACATGTGAGGTCCATTGTGATTAACGCACGCCCAAGGCCCGCACCTCATAATTCAAAGCGTTCTGCTGGCTTGTGATGACTGTCGTATAGATTTCCGTGCCCGCCCATGAAGGCGTTCATGGAAACGTGGACAGCCTCTTTGGCGGAAGTCACAGCTGCTTCCTGCTCTGCATATTGTTTTTCGAGAATGCGCAGGTTGGAGAAATTATCTTCAACATTCTGAAGGGCTGTCAGCACGGTTTGGCGGTAATTGGCGACGGCCGCATCATAATCCGCCTTCGCGCCCCTCACGGCCGCGCGCCGCGCGCCGCCAGAGAAAATCGTCTCCGATGCCGCGGCCCCTAATGACCAGAAGCGCGATGCGGCACGGATCAGCTCATCAAGCGGGTCACCACTATAGCCATATTGCGCCGATAAAGTGAATTGCGGGTAATAAGCGGCGATGGCCGCGTTATATCCGGCCAGCCTGCGCTTCGCCGCGGCAACATCCGGCCGCCTTTGCAGAAGCGTGGATGGCACCGCAACGGGCAAGGCGGGTAGTTTGGGGGGAAGGTCAGCCTCAGGGATGGTCACTTCGGTTGGCGCCTTGCCCATCAAAACGGCAATGGCGTGCTCATACTGGGCGCGCGCGACACCCGCCTGTGTCTCCTGTGCGATCGTCTGCTGCAACTGATAGCGCGCCTGAAGGAGAGCGGAGGGTTCAGCCACTCCAGTCTCCGCCTGATTCTGTACAATGCGTAGCGCTTCGCGGAAGTAGGATACGTTACGCGCATAAAGGCGGCGGAGACTGTCCTGATAGCGCATATTGAAATAATTCGTCGCGAGTTGCGCCTGGTAAGAAAGCTGCGCATTGGCGAGATCAGCGGCGCTGGCCTGGGTCACATCAACCTGCTGCTCCACCTGGCGGCGAATTTTACCCCAGATATCGATCGTCCAACTGGCGCTGGGACTGGTGGACCATGTATTGACCGTGGTCGTGTGGCTATAATTAACGAAGGACCTCGCAGAGGCACTTCGCGACTGCCACCCTGCGCATTGCGGCTGAAGGAGAAATTGCCGTTAAGCGTCGGGAATAATTGCGCGCGCACGCTGTCAATCATGGCCCTGGCCTTACGATACTGCGCCTCATATTGCTTGACGTTCTGGTTGGTGATGTTGACCTGATCTTCCAGTCCGTCAAGCGTGGGGTCACCGTAAATGCGCCACCATGGGCCCTTATTTGCTTCCGCCATCTCTGGCTGTGCGACGGTCCAGCCCGGCGGTGACTTGGGGGCTCTTTGAAAACGGGTGAGATAATGGCTTGCGGACGCTTGTAATTCGGTCCCACCATCCAGCATCCTGACAGGAAAGGCGTCAGCACAAGGGCTGATAGCAAAGGGGAAGGGGGCAGGACAGGGCGCATCAGGTTTCTGGTCCGTGGATAAGGCGTTGAAGTGACAGGCAGGTGGCGCGCACAAAGCGTCCGGATGCGCGCCGAGGCGATCAAGGATGAGGAAAACGGCAGGCACGGTGAAGAGAGTCAGGGCCTGACTGAAAATCAGCCCGCTCAGAATGGAAATGCCGAGCGGGCGGCGGAGTTCTTCCCCGTAACCGCCCGTGATGATCAGCGGGATGGCGTCGAAAGCTGCGGCCAGGGAGGTCATGATGATCGGGCGGAACCGTGCCAGGCTTGCACGTCGGATGGAGGCAACGGGCGATAGTCCGGCGCGGTCCTCCCTGATAGCAAAATCGATCAGGATGATGGCGTTTTTCTTGACGATGCCGATGAGGAGGATCACCCCGATCATCGCCATGAGAGAAAATTCCTCCCCGGCAAGTCACAAAGCGATAATTGCGTCGGCCCCTGCTGAAGGAAGCGTGGAGAGGATGGTGATGGGGTGGACAAGGCTTTCATAAAGAATGCCCAGAACAACATAGACAGCGACCAGCGCGGCGAGGATCAGATAAGGTTCTTTTTGGATGGTCTTCTGGAATAATGCCGCATTCCCGGCGAAATCAACGCGAATTTCCGGCGGAAGGTGGATCTTGACGGTCGCCGCCTTGATCGCGGCAATCGCCTGCCCCAGGGAGTCTCCCGGGCGTAAGTTAAATGAGATGGTGGAGGAAACAGCCTGAGCCTCGTGATTAACCGCCAGGGGATTGGTGGTGGGGACGATGTCCGATGTCATGGTCAGGGGGACCATCGTCGCGACTTCTGTCGTGACAGCGGCGCCGCTTGACGTATTCGCCCCACCCGCAAGGCTGTTTGCCATTTTGGTTTTGATAGGCGGCCTCAGCCGGGTTGAGCGGGACTGACGACGCGTCTGCTGACCTCACACGGATATTGTTGGAGGCGACGCTCCCACTGGGGTGCCGCCTGTCGTGCTGACCCAGCTTTGCAAGAGGCTTCCGGGGCTTCTGGAAAATCGCGGATCCGCTTCCATAATCACGCGATACTGGTTGGACGATGTGTAGATGACAGATGCTGCGCGCTGGCCGTAGGCATCGAATAATGTGTTGCTGATGAGTTGCGCCGTCAGCCCATAACGCGCAGCGAGGTCGCGCTTGATGGCGATATCAGCCGAAGCCCCGCCTTGCTGGAGATCAGAATTCGGGTCGGAAATTTCCGGCAGGGTTGAGGGTGCCTTGACGAGACGTGGTGTCCAGGCTGCCAAAGCCTCGGCATCGGGGCTGAGAAGCGAATATTGATAAGCGCCGTTCCCCCCGGCGTGCGCCCGTTCGCACGCCGCCCATCGATAGGAAATAAACTTCAGCGCCCGGCAAATCTGCGAAGGAACGGTCAAGCGTGGCGACAAGCTGGCCCGCTGAACGCTTGCGTTTCAATTTCTCATTGAGGGAGACAAAGCTTGTCTGATTGGCCTGCCTCCCGCCAAAAAAAAGCGATGTAATGATCGATCTCAGGAAATTTTTTCAGCCCTTCCTCGACGCGCATGGTCTTCTCATGCATGTAATCGAAGGACGCGGATTCATCGCCCATCACACGCCCCAAAATCATACCGACACCCTGATCGGGAAAAAATCCCTTCGGCATGTTGATTAAAAGCACACCGGCAAGAATCAGCGTCCCCGGTAAGGTCAAAATCATCCACCATTCATTAATGGCGAAGCGAGAAATCGAGCATGCGCGCATAAACCCGCTCTATCCGCGCAAAGCCATTTTGAAGTTTGAGCGCGACGGAACGGGGGCTCTCCCGACCATTGGAGGGGCGCAGAAGAAGCGCGCAGATCATCGTGTCAATGTCAGAGAAAG
This DNA window, taken from Acetobacteraceae bacterium, encodes the following:
- the rplE gene encoding 50S ribosomal protein L5, encoding MSDKHAHALPRLQERYQQEIREQLRQQFGYKNILQVPKLEKIVLNMGVGEAAGDQKKLDAAVAEMALIAGQKPVKTLARKAIAGFKIREGLPIGCKVTLRRARMYEFLDRLVTIAMPRIRDFRGLPANKGFDGRGNFAMGIKEQIVFPEIQYDKVDSVRGMDIIFVTNARSDDEAKALLKAFDLPFAA
- the rpsN gene encoding 30S ribosomal protein S14 translates to MAKVSAVNRNAKRAQMAQRDRAKRTALKEIIKDRSLPVEERFDASLKLAEMPRNGSRTRVRLLCKVSGRPRANYRKFQLSRIALRDLASTGQIPGMVKSSW
- the rpsH gene encoding 30S ribosomal protein S8 produces the protein MSLSDPLGDMITRIRNAQRARHASCVAPASKLRANVLEALRREGYIRGYTTEELRKGVSQLRVELKYADGQPVIKEIHRVSKPGRRVYSKIKELQRVYAGLGVSILSTPRGVLSDVEARAANVGGEVLFRVF
- the rplF gene encoding 50S ribosomal protein L6 — its product is MSRIGKYPIPIPSGVDVTIARGILTAKGKRGQLSMPLSRFVEAKVEDGKIAIQPVGNRSRETWTMWGTTRAIAANIVKGVSEGFSKTLEITGTGFRASVQGSKLVMNLGFSHDVVYPIPADVKITTPRPTAITVEGNDKQRVGQVALDIRSFRKPEPYKGKGVRYETEVLRRKEGKKK
- the rplR gene encoding 50S ribosomal protein L18, which produces MATQHGMQERRRKRLRFQLRRKSGGRPRLSVFRSGKNIYAQIIDDAAGRTLASASTLEKAVRDAGKSGANVEAAGVIGKLIAERGVAAGVSTVVFDRGAYLYHGRVRALAEAAREGGLSF
- the rpsE gene encoding 30S ribosomal protein S5, producing MAREPREGGRGGREREREGDDLVDKLVMINRVAKVVKGGRRFAFAALVVVGDQKGRVGYGAGKAREVPEAIRKATERAKRGMIRVPMKEGRTLHHDSYGHFGAGKVVVRAAEAGTGIIAGGPMRAVFESLGVNDVVAKSLGTRNPHNMVKATFAALERCSSPRAVAARRGKKASDLFPKRGQAAEGTAEAANG
- the rpmD gene encoding 50S ribosomal protein L30 codes for the protein MAKKNATVRIRQIASAIGRKPGQKETLVGLGLRGIGSQRELEDTPAVRGMIRKVAHLLQVEG
- the rplO gene encoding 50S ribosomal protein L15 gives rise to the protein MKLNELRDNEGSRYRKKRLGRGIGSGKGKTSGRGVKGQKAREGVSLNGFEGGQLPLYRRMPKRGFTNIFRKEYVAVNLGRIQKAIDAGKLDAANLITEELLRGAGLVNGGKIAGVRILAGGEVTKPIKLEVAGASAAAVQAVEKAGGSLAVMQKAEVTAEA
- the secY gene encoding preprotein translocase subunit SecY; this encodes MASAADQLAANLNLSSFSKATELKKRIWFTLGALIIYRLGSYIPVPGVDATILGQILAGHSRGILGMFDMFSGGALGRMTVFALNIMPYISASIIVQLLSTALPSLEALKKEGDQGRKKLNQYTRYLTVLIALFQAYGIAMTLQHMTGNGGVSAVVNPGYPFIFTAVLTLVGGTMFLMWLGEQITARGVGNGISLIIFAGIVANLPHALASLFQLGYTGALSPFFVLLFLVLAAVTIAFIVFMEQAQRRVVIQYPKRQVGSRMYGGDSTHMPLKVNTAGVIPPIFASSVLLIPVTLVGFSGGKSEGWLASIGQALSQGQPLYMVTYAAMILFFSYFYAAVSFNPEETAENLRKQGGFVPGIRPGSNTTRYFDRILTRLTTIGGIYLVAVCLLPQVLISRYSVPFYFGGTSLIIIVSVTIDTMTQVQSHLVAHRYQGLIRKQRGRSANRVGVRR
- a CDS encoding adenylate kinase, giving the protein MNIILLGPPGAGKGTQAQRLERDFGLKQISTGDMLRAEVKAATPLGIQAQSLMERGLYIPDPIMIEMIQGCIVRPDCKSGFILDGFPRTESQAVALDEMLHACEARIDAVVLLEVVPDVIVDRLAQRTNADGTKRADDAPETVRKRLEVYAQQTAVILPYYEHAKCLKRVDGMQDVDAVYRAILRALGLTAPREMDGITQK
- the rpsM gene encoding 30S ribosomal protein S13, which encodes MARIAGVNIPTTRRVVIGLSYVYGIGPSTARKICSRLGIADAKRVNELSDDKILKVRELIDSEYRVEGDLRRETAMNIKRLMDLGCYRGLRHRRGLPVRGQRTHTNARTRKGKAVAIAGKKKVTR
- the rpsK gene encoding 30S ribosomal protein S11, whose product is MAKAAAPRIRKKERKNIISGVAHVLSTFNNTLITISDAQGNAIAWSSSGAQGFKGSRKSTPYAAQVAAEDAGRKAREHGMETLEIEVSGPGSGRESALRALQSVGFSITSIRDMTPVPHNGCRPRKRRRV
- a CDS encoding DNA-directed RNA polymerase subunit alpha; the encoded protein is MVLQKNWQSLIKPEKLEVSPGVMPSHKATVVAEPLERGFGMTLGNAIRRVLLSSLQGAAVTAIQIDGVLHEFSSVPGVREDVTDIVLNVKQLALRMHGDGPKRMILSATGPGEVTAGQIQAGHDIEIMNPDLVICTLDHGVKLGIEFTVNSGKGYVPAAANRPEDAPIGLIPVDAIYSPIRQVSYKVEQTRVGQVTDYDKLLLTVETDGSLTPEDSLALAARILQDQFRLFINFEEPRPVRQEEPRDELPFNRNLLRKVDELELSVRSANCLKNDNIVYIGDLVQKSEQEMLRTPNFGRKSLNEIKEVLTSMGLSLGMNVPAWPPENIEDLAKRLDEVF
- the rplQ gene encoding 50S ribosomal protein L17, which encodes MRHGVAGRKLNVTSSHRAAMFRNMAVSLIKHEQITTTLPKAKEIRPVVEKLITLGKQGTLHARRQAFARLRDEAIVAKLFSTVAERYKARAGGYTRVLKAGVRYGDNADIAVVELVERDIEAKGKDSGPVQSAPELEAE
- a CDS encoding efflux RND transporter permease subunit gives rise to the protein MTVPSQICRALKFISYRWAACERAHAGGNGAYQYSLLSPDAEALAAWTPRLVKAPSTLPEISDPNSDLQQGGASADIAIKRDLAARYGLTAQLISNTLFDAYGQRAASVIYTSSNQYRVIMEADPRFSRSPGSLLQSWVSTTGGTPVGASPPTISV